The following proteins are co-located in the Solanum pennellii chromosome 8, SPENNV200 genome:
- the LOC107027702 gene encoding adenylate isopentenyltransferase 7, mitochondrial-like — protein sequence MGAMGTGKFRLSVDLATHFRGEIINSDKMQVDKGLEIVTNKITHTEKHGVLHYLLDPVLMFKYKYESCFIWIDVEQSVLNRRVDKRVDQMVKAGLVDEVRQIFIPDADYTKGIRRSISILEMDRYLREETNIDGDDESKQMILQASISSVKRNTLMLICSQFDKIQRLISEKMWSVHNIIATDVFKEDREEDLDDSRTNIVLQPA from the exons ATGGGGGCCATGGGAACGGGAAAATTCCGTCTCTCTGTTGACCTTGCCACCCATTTTCGAGGAGAAATAATCAACTCGGATAAAATGCAAGTTGACAAGGGACTTGAAATTGTTACAAACAAGATCACACACACTGAGAAACACGGTGTACTACACTATTTGTTAG ATCCTGTGTTAATgttcaaatataagtatgaGAGTTGCTTTATTTGGATTGATGTTGAGCAATCAGTCTTGAACCGTAGAGTTGACAAGAGGGTTGATCAAATGGTCAAAGCag GGCTAGTGGATGAGGTGAGACAGATTTTCATTCCAGATGCAGATTACACCAAAGggatacgacggtccatcaGTATCCTTGAAATGGATAGATATTTAAGAGAAGAAACAAATATAGACGGAGATGATGAATCAAAGCAGAtgattcttcaagcttcaatttcAAGTGTCAAGCGTAATACTCTTATGTTAATTTGTAGCCaatttgacaagattcaacGATTAATAAGCGAGAAAATGTGGTCAGTGCATAATATTATTGCTACGGACGTTTTCAAAGAAGATAGAGAAGAAGATCTTGACGACTCAAGGACGAATATTGTTTTGCAACCAGCCTAG